AGTTTTATACCTCCTGAAACAATTTGACCTATGTCAGTAACACTGCCACTTTAGGCTGGTGCATatgtaagaaaaagcaaaatcggAAATTCAAATGACCAGAACAAGTAATGGAAAAGAATTTATTGGCTGCAGTGAGGTATATGATGAGAGACATAAGACCAGGAGAAAAGTTGAGAGATTATTCACTTTAAATTATAGTTAATTTGCAGAGCAATAAATGAATCACAGATGGAGATTCATGCCCCAGTGAGATGTGCATAGTACATATATTACCAGCTCAGCTGGTCGTTTTCATTGAATAGCTTTTTTTTGGCGGTTTCATAACTAAAAGCTCTTTAAACTAACAATATCAGCTATACCTAGCTCTGTATGGCAGTTTTCATTATTAGGCTGCAAATCATTTTAGGAGAGAGTTCACTGTAGTATCCCTATTTTACACACAGGGAGACCAACATACAGCACAATTACACAGAAGGGTTGCCAGAGCTTAGTCTGCTGGGAAAGCCAGTAGTTAGCAGaactttttatttcatgcttGCTGGTGGATCTCATTGATGGTGGAGGATACCACCTGCCCATTCACACTGTCATGGACAATTGCTTTGATCTTTCGACTGGTCAGCCCAGCGTgttctgaaacaaaaagaaaggttaaTTAGACAAGAAACAATGCTGAGACAAGATGATGCAGGGAAAGCTTCATTTACAGTAATTTACCAGCTACCTCCTCAACTGAATTATCTTTACATGTTTCCCTTTAAGCCAATACTTATTATTGCTCTTTGTGAAATGTACTGCCAGAAAGTCACCCTGAGTCTTGCCCAGGTCAGGGCAAATGAATAATACAGCTACATCCCAGCCAATGCAAATCTAACTTCAGAGCAGATTATCCTAAATGTCTGTAGGTCATGCTCATGCCAGAATATGAGTTTCCAGACATGCAGATTTTCTGTTTGCTCTCAAGCCctaacactgttttagtcaccaAATGGAGTCTCTGTGCCTCCTCATATACCATGAAAGCTTTAGTCTTGAGTCTGAGCTTTGGACAACGTGTTTGACTAACAGAGGTCAGTCTGAAGATAGTCCATGAGTGGGCAGACACAGCAGAATGTGCTCTCAAGTGCAGCCTTTCTCAAGACTGATGAATCACTGAAATTAGTCTCAAATATGGCCTACACGAGAATTAACTGCCATGCAAACCTTTCATAGTTCAttcatgtaaggttaaaattATTCTGACTATAGACAACAAAATAAGGGACTTTTACCTTTAGCTTTTGATTCAGATTTTCTTGCTATCCTGTAAAGataataaaacagagaaaaaataattattttactaATTTCAAGAAGTTATTCATCCCCTTCTTTTCACTGATTCTAAGGAGACCTCATACCActatgaaaaaaagataaaattttaaaaaattaaataaaaaagaatgatgCTTTTATACCACAAGAACTTTTCCTCTTTGGTAGTCTTAGATACAGATAACTCTCACCTGAAACTGTTTGTGTGTACATTCATTATTGCTTCTACCGTGGACAGTTGCATTGTTTCTCATGTGTTCTGAGTTGCTCAAGTTGATCCCATTTTGGCTTTTGACAAATAACCCCATACTTGGTGCCATACTGTCCTGCCTCCCTGAGATTTTCAGTTATAAAGACTGCTAATCttgctttttctgattttgtATAAATAAGACATACCCTCTATATAAGATGAGAGAATGAAGAATAGAGGCCCAAAGATTTCTGAATGGAGGGATTTCAGACAAGGCAGAGATGGGGAAACCAAACAACCCATCAGCAGAGGGGCATACGGTACAGATTTTGTGTGTTGGTATTTGTAACTGCAGATGGCTGACCAAAAAAGATCTAAACTTGTCTCCGGGCTTCTTTTTGATCTAGAACTTGTTTTGAAGATAGGAAATGAATATGAATTTTACTGAAATTGGCATTTTTTCCTATGCTGAGGTAGACATGctataggaatgtagaattattttttttttaaatagttatatTAATTTAGGTAATCCAAATTACATGGATACAAGTTTCTCTGTATACTAAGTGGCTCAAGCTTTTTATTATGATCCATCACATTAAAATACCAACCCTTGATGTAGTATGGAACTCACAAGCTTTGATTAagcataaacaaacaaataaataacccAAATATGAGAACTCTCTTCTCATCTATTCCAGTCAGGGCGGCTTTGCCTTACCCGTCAACATTCCCTTCCAGCAGCAGGCGGTAAGTGGAAATTTCCTTCTCCAGGCGGGTTTTGATCCCAAGAAGAACCTTGTATTGGTTATTTTGCTGCTTAATGTCATGACGAACCTGGCTTAGCTCTTCCTCACATTTGGAGATGATCTGCTGCATGTTTTGAAGCGCAACAGCATAGTAATTCCGAGTGTCAGCCAAGGTGTCTTCCAGCATGTGTTTCTGACAGAGCAGATAATACCAATACTATGATTATTATTCATGTGGAAGATATAATGCTGAAATGCCAGCAAATTTGGTCTCTGGCTAGAAGATTGCAAATTAAGACTGTGGTAATTTAAACACCTATGAATTTGCATGACTATTCATGTGAAGACAGCAGAATCATGAAGCTGTGTTGTGTGTGCATAATGAGAGGCAAAAAGTGAGTAATTTATCCCTGCCATATTCTTTCTGCTCAAAAGCTGTGCTCCTGTAGCTCTTGACTCTTTTTTCAGTTCTGCATTTACTGTCCAGAATTGCTCTAAAGTCTCCACATCATGGTTACATGAGCTTTAACCTGTACAAGAGCTGAGTAATGTTTTTGAAGATTCCCCACCAACATTTTTCACAGTTCATGTATTTCATGCATTATATTAGGGGTTGTAAATATGAAGTTTGTATTACTATCTGTCTTCTtggacattttttctttctagatcACGGAGTCAGCTATCccatctcttctttttcttctccccataCTTTGTTCTAAGGAGAGACATAAATTTTTCACTTCTTGGTGATGGTTGCTGAATCTATTTTGCATAGTCTGGCAAAGTCAAGCATGGTCCAAATTCCAATTTCACTGATACTTCAGTAACTACAATAAAGTCATGCTAAGCTATGGATTTAAATGAAGAATTGGTCCATGACAGTTTCTGCGAATATATGAAGCAACAGTGACCAGCCAGAGGTGTCTACAATAGATACCTTACTCATCTGTGCCTGCAGTTCGATGTCCAGGGACTGTAAAGTACGTGTTAGATCCTTGATCTCGTTCTCATTGCGCTGTATCTGCTCTGGATTAGGGGTTGCTGCCAGAGACATAGCTGCAGTCTATGgagcaaaagcaagagaaaagcttACTGATTCTGGTCAGTCATGTACAGTAACAGGCTCtttgaaatgagcagaaaatagCTGTTACCTGTTCTTTGTACCAATTGTCCAGGCTTTGACGATTCTTTTCAATTATGTCTTCATAATCTTCTCTTATTTCTGCTAGAATCTTGGCTAAGTCTTCAGGAGGTGCTGCATTTACTTTTACATTGACTTTGAAGTCTTGCGATGAGCGATTTGCTTCCATATCCTGTTCATATATTAGTAGAGGAAACAAGCAAACTTGTTTATGAAAGTAGAAAGTTTTCATCCCTGTCTTGTCTTCCTCAGTTCTATCCTCTCACAATACCCACAGTATGTTTTTCATTATGGTAGGTTAATTCTTATATACATTCAGTTAACACTCTTTGGAAAATCTATATATGGATAATACTATGGTGTGACTTAAACCAGTGACTTGTATCTATTTCTGTGGCAGAACTGTGGTAGAGAACTCAATGAAAAACATGTGAGAAGATCTTTTCATATAATGTTTCTGGAAGATATATACTTAATGAAGAAgcactgacattttttatttatttatctattagGAACCCAAAACCTTTGATGAAAATCTAACAGTAATTTCATCTTTCTTACACTGTATGTTAATATTTATGGAACTATAACTAAGTTTACAGGAGAGTAATGTAAAAGTTCTATGTAATTGGTAAAGGAATAATTGGATTAAAGCGTATAATTACTGTGTAAACAACATAATTACAGGACAAGTCAAGCAGGTATGGTAACATTCCTTTTGGTGTAGCACAATCTTATGTGCTAGGTACCATTTTCAAAAGTGCCCAGGCAAAGTAGCATTTCAGGGTATGACATCACGACCTCCAAAATGCAGATCAACTGGACTTACTGATGTCTCTGTTGGTTGCCCTGCTTCCAAGAACTGTTTTATTATAGCTGCTCAGTAGTATCCTTGGCTGTAAGGGGATCAGCCAAAGACAGCTTCACCTACTGCAGTGTAACCCTTGTGTTTCTATTCTCCCTTTTAATAGTTGACAGATACTGAGTAGGATGTTTGGTTCTGCATTAGGTcatgactgaaaacatcagatcaagcaaaatgaaaacagtaaattgTCAAGCAGTGGTATTATATATGTGGCAATAACAGAGACCACTGTGGTATAGCTCGGGAAGAATTCAGAGCAGCATGTTTTTTTGACAATTATTAAGTATTATCTAATTATTGTGCTTAGGATTTTGCAAGAATAAGTAACTTTACTTGACTGCACCAaccattctttttaattttgatgcTTCAAGAATTCAAGGGTTGTTCAGTTCAGGTTAGCCTGCTCCAGGTGACCCTGTTGGAGCTGCGGGGGTGGACAAGGTGACCTTgagagttcccttccaacctcaaccactctgtgcttctgtgattctgtgaaatgataTAGCCAGAGTTGAGGGAAAAGTCTGTGATGAGTAAAACTCAACAGCAAACAGTAACGTTTCCTGTTTACTTGTCTCTGTGTATTTGTATCTAAGTATTTCTGAGAATATTTCTGTTGAATATGTAAGTTACTATTCGCTACGTATGACAGATGGGTAGGTGACTAGAAAAGAgtgggagaaaatacaacaatttGTTATCCTTTCTGAAATCCCAACTTAATTGGTAAAGTAGTACACAAACTTTGTGCCTCATCTGACTCTCATTGGCTTGTTTAGCAACATGATTAGGTTCTGAATCATCAATCCCATTTATAGATTGTGGCTCTTACTAGAGTTAATTACATGGTAGCGAAGATTTGTGTGATAGGATTTTACCAAGTGGAACTTTTTCTACCTCCTCATGGTCTTTCCTCCTGAGGATGTGCTCTTCTCTCAAGCCTTCAATTTCCATTTCCAGATCTGTTGTAACAATGGTCAGGCCGTCGAGCTCCTTACGCAGGTTCTCAACATCAAGCTGCACTCCCTGCCTGCGAGACTTCTCTGCTTCATACCTTtatgaggaaaaagaagataaaggaTGCTTGTTGAGAACAGACTGCTTCTAGAGAGAAGTATACTTAAGTCCTCTATGTAGGGAACTagagagaacaaaaaaacaaggaaacaaattatGTTTCTAAAATATGTTCTTTGAATATTCTTGAATGGTCTTAAAAATAAGATGGGTTTCATTATTGTTTTTCACAATTTTCACTCCTCCTCCTATATGGTATGAAATAAttgctctttctttcattttcctttttcacatcTTAACATTCACCAGTTCGAGAAAGCTTTGAGAGTATGATTCTCAAAAATTTGCCAATAAAGGTGGGAAAACAGTATCAACAATCAATGCTTTCTGTAGTTTTTCCAAAATGATAACTTTTCAGTccttcagaaaacaggaaaaatgtcaCAGAAGCCAGGTTTTAACATTCCTCTCTAACCTCTTGCAGTTTGCCATCTGTAGTGAGCTAGAGTCAGAAAGACACTGCTGTGTCTTCCCTTGGGCATATGAAGCACCTTTGCTCCTCC
This genomic window from Accipiter gentilis chromosome 5, bAccGen1.1, whole genome shotgun sequence contains:
- the LOC126038580 gene encoding keratin, type I cytoskeletal 23-like isoform X3; this encodes MSTSQGPIQFFSGSLRGSSGCGLAQQGTSYRPSSADGGASSTHTSFSSARPLWLATRGEAPWGGFGEHHGESIFLGGKEKQTMQNLNDRLAAYLDKVRSLEAANAQLESCILEWHKTKSHGKRHDFNQYEQNVTDMQRQIEDGKITNASILLQIDNANMASEDFRLKYEAEKSRRQGVQLDVENLRKELDGLTIVTTDLEMEIEGLREEHILRRKDHEEDMEANRSSQDFKVNVKVNAAPPEDLAKILAEIREDYEDIIEKNRQSLDNWYKEQTAAMSLAATPNPEQIQRNENEIKDLTRTLQSLDIELQAQMSKKHMLEDTLADTRNYYAVALQNMQQIISKCEEELSQVRHDIKQQNNQYKVLLGIKTRLEKEISTYRLLLEGNVDGIARKSESKAKEHAGLTSRKIKAIVHDSVNGQVVSSTINEIHQQA